The following are encoded in a window of Kitasatospora sp. NBC_01250 genomic DNA:
- a CDS encoding DUF503 domain-containing protein, with amino-acid sequence MFVGTLTFDLLLGDVHSLKEKRSIVRPIVAELQRKYSVCAAEVGNQDLHRRAEIGLAVVSGEHRFVTEILDSCERLVAGRPEVQLLAARRRYYGDDDD; translated from the coding sequence ATGTTCGTGGGAACACTCACCTTCGACCTGCTCCTGGGCGACGTCCACTCGCTCAAGGAGAAGCGCTCGATCGTGCGGCCCATCGTGGCCGAACTGCAGCGCAAGTACAGCGTCTGCGCCGCGGAAGTCGGAAACCAGGATCTGCACCGCCGGGCCGAGATCGGCCTGGCGGTGGTCTCCGGCGAGCACCGTTTTGTCACCGAGATCCTGGACAGTTGCGAGCGGCTGGTCGCCGGCCGCCCCGAGGTGCAGCTGCTGGCTGCCCGCAGGCGTTACTACGGCGACGACGATGATTGA
- the rbfA gene encoding 30S ribosome-binding factor RbfA, with protein MTDTARARKLADRIQVVVAETLERRIKDPRLGFVTITDTRVTGDLREATVFYTVFGDETEREATAAALESAKGVLRSEVGKQTGVRFTPSLTFVADALPDTARTIDDLLDRVRSSDAAVRSAAAGAQYAGDADPYKRAAERDDADEDE; from the coding sequence GTGACCGACACCGCAAGGGCGCGCAAGCTCGCCGACCGAATCCAGGTGGTCGTCGCGGAGACCCTGGAACGGCGGATCAAGGACCCGCGCCTGGGCTTCGTGACCATCACCGACACCCGCGTCACCGGCGACCTGCGGGAGGCCACCGTCTTCTACACGGTCTTCGGCGACGAGACCGAGCGGGAGGCGACGGCGGCTGCGCTGGAGAGTGCCAAGGGCGTGCTCCGCTCCGAGGTCGGCAAGCAGACCGGGGTGCGCTTCACCCCGTCGCTGACCTTCGTCGCGGACGCGCTGCCGGACACCGCGCGCACCATCGACGACCTGCTGGACCGGGTCCGCAGCTCCGACGCGGCGGTGCGTTCCGCCGCGGCCGGCGCGCAGTACGCCGGTGACGCCGACCCGTACAAGCGGGCCGCCGAGCGCGACGACGCGGACGAGGACGAGTAG
- a CDS encoding DHH family phosphoesterase gives MAGEPAAAGSARAFSTHPVEDALAVLPAPREETPLGFEREWRRIVALVEQSPVIDLICHITPDGDALGSALAAGLGLRALGHRVRVSFGDDPQVIAESLSFLPGQELIVPAAEVPDRPELVLCFDVASEGRLGLLREKAFAARHLVVLDHHASNPGFGSHRIIDPSAPATAVLVDELLRRLGVRLDQSIATCLYTGVATDTGSFKYAGTTPATHELAGRLLATGIRQDLISRQLWDTTSFGYLKVLAAALDRAVYEPEAAGGLGLVWTWVPYQDLALFSVPVEEIEGLIDVLRKPAEAEVALVLKQDPDGTLRGSCRAKGAVDVAAACGELGGGGHAFAAGFSVRGDAPGAVARFRAALARAVR, from the coding sequence ATGGCAGGTGAGCCGGCGGCGGCCGGTTCGGCGAGGGCGTTCTCCACCCATCCGGTGGAGGACGCCCTCGCGGTGCTTCCGGCGCCTCGCGAGGAGACACCGCTCGGCTTCGAGCGGGAGTGGCGGCGGATCGTGGCCCTCGTCGAGCAGAGCCCGGTGATCGACCTGATCTGCCACATCACCCCCGACGGTGACGCGCTCGGCTCGGCCCTGGCGGCCGGACTCGGCCTGCGCGCGCTCGGCCACCGGGTGCGGGTCTCCTTCGGTGACGACCCGCAGGTGATCGCGGAGTCGCTCTCCTTCCTGCCCGGTCAGGAGCTGATCGTGCCGGCCGCCGAGGTGCCGGACCGGCCGGAGCTGGTGCTCTGCTTCGACGTCGCCTCCGAGGGGCGGCTCGGGCTGCTGCGGGAGAAGGCGTTCGCCGCGCGGCACCTGGTGGTGCTGGACCACCACGCCTCCAATCCCGGCTTCGGCAGCCACCGGATCATCGATCCGAGCGCGCCGGCCACCGCGGTGCTGGTCGACGAACTGCTGCGGCGGCTCGGGGTCCGGCTGGACCAGTCCATCGCCACCTGCCTGTACACCGGGGTGGCCACCGACACCGGCTCGTTCAAGTACGCCGGCACCACACCGGCCACCCATGAGCTGGCCGGGCGGCTGCTGGCCACCGGGATCCGGCAGGACCTGATCTCCCGCCAGCTCTGGGACACCACCTCGTTCGGCTACCTCAAGGTGCTGGCCGCCGCGCTGGACCGCGCGGTCTACGAGCCCGAGGCCGCGGGCGGGCTGGGACTGGTGTGGACCTGGGTGCCCTACCAGGACCTGGCACTGTTCAGCGTTCCGGTGGAGGAGATCGAGGGCCTGATCGACGTGCTGCGCAAGCCCGCCGAGGCGGAGGTCGCGCTGGTGCTCAAGCAGGATCCCGACGGGACGCTGCGCGGCTCCTGCCGCGCCAAGGGCGCGGTCGACGTCGCCGCGGCCTGCGGCGAGCTGGGCGGCGGCGGGCACGCGTTCGCGGCCGGCTTCTCGGTGCGGGGGGACGCGCCGGGCGCGGTGGCCCGGTTCCGGGCGGCGCTGGCGCGGGCGGTGCGCTGA
- the truB gene encoding tRNA pseudouridine(55) synthase TruB — MKRKSTGPDGLVIVDKPEGITSHGVVARLRRLAGTRKVGHAGTLDPMATGVLVIGVERATRLLGHLMLTAKTYEATIRLGQTTITDDREGEVTASVPAGAVSREAIDEQIAVLTGEIMQVPSKVSAIKIDGKRSYHRVREGEDFELPARPTTVHSFTVHELREAVAEDGTPVLDLDVTVECSSGTYIRALARDLGGALGVGGHLTALRRTKVGPYSVESAHTLEQLEEQLTVLPIGEAAAAAFPRWDVGEEDARRLSTGVRLPAPGLGVDGPIAVFGPGEQFLALVEEQGGQAKPVAVFVG; from the coding sequence ATGAAGCGCAAGAGCACCGGCCCCGACGGCCTGGTCATCGTGGACAAGCCCGAAGGCATCACCTCGCACGGCGTGGTCGCCCGGCTGCGCCGGCTCGCCGGGACCCGGAAGGTCGGCCACGCCGGCACCCTGGACCCGATGGCCACCGGAGTGCTGGTGATCGGCGTCGAGCGCGCCACCCGGCTGCTCGGGCACCTGATGCTCACCGCCAAGACCTACGAGGCGACCATCCGGCTCGGCCAGACCACCATCACCGACGACCGGGAGGGCGAGGTCACCGCCTCGGTGCCGGCCGGTGCGGTCTCCCGGGAGGCGATCGACGAGCAGATCGCGGTGCTGACCGGCGAGATCATGCAGGTGCCGTCCAAGGTCAGCGCGATCAAGATCGACGGCAAGCGCTCCTACCACCGGGTGCGGGAGGGCGAGGACTTCGAGCTGCCGGCCCGGCCGACCACCGTGCACTCGTTCACCGTCCACGAGCTGCGCGAGGCGGTGGCCGAGGACGGCACGCCGGTGCTCGACCTGGACGTCACCGTGGAGTGCTCCTCCGGGACGTACATCCGGGCGCTGGCCCGCGACCTGGGCGGCGCGCTGGGCGTCGGCGGTCACCTGACGGCGCTGCGCCGCACCAAGGTCGGGCCGTACTCGGTGGAGTCGGCGCACACCCTGGAGCAGTTGGAGGAGCAGCTCACGGTGCTGCCGATCGGCGAGGCCGCGGCTGCCGCCTTCCCGCGCTGGGACGTCGGCGAGGAGGACGCGCGCCGGCTGTCGACGGGTGTGCGGCTGCCCGCGCCGGGGCTCGGGGTGGACGGGCCGATCGCGGTCTTCGGGCCGGGCGAGCAGTTCCTCGCCCTGGTGGAGGAGCAGGGCGGGCAGGCCAAGCCGGTGGCGGTCTTCGTCGGCTGA
- a CDS encoding serine protease — MAGDLRGGGPADPDGALVAISTDAGRPLGYGFWADARGTVLTADEVVAEQPADGAGLRVRTAAGTWHEVGTGTLTRCPELGLAWLTVARDGPEASGGPLPVAEAGPQPATGPLAEPGEHVLVPGAPAVTGVLHGTAAALTAGAAPARVLAGVLLLELPPGLAPVPGLPVLDPVTRVVLGLLAPGLRGLPDGLTGAIPLATARSLGPPALVDLLARNAVAAPAYGHSLNLGGALGLTVRQLAAACAGPGRIGELAAERVERADGLAGEEPAAVLTVLVGEPGSGASTELAALAVRRSAGARPLPTLWLRGADLRATDRCLRAPLGRALAALATREREQARSAAPVDEAAVAQVCAAAGRPLLVVLDGPEEAPGVLGAAWWAATIEWLVAARVRLLVACRPESWERYGPQVEAGLVGSAGLGGGPESVRLHRLRPWSGAALELAVQHYGLTTAQGVWTQRAVDPLLLRMAGELRAAGVDPAGASAAELCQGWLDLRCLRIAEHLAREGDRPASHRKGSALRAAAPLVAPGRVRRLAAVVAGRVHEAARRMLGAGQGGLGRSAFEELFPPGGWARAVLGEGLFVPAGDGYWLAHAKLADWLQGTHLDLDAALRLLLADGEEGGVRRPMPRHRVGAVEAALRALGESRGAAGLDPWLHRLWDALSAAGAPEGPAGATAPTAELDRERRWWAARLLVTALRASPEPAAHQELLQRMAQRIAQAAASAGGFAALGRGAPDGPAPVELARFGPEFWDSLALPADCHWALLRTLSRADGPEQGFLASAAARLAASGAWAFPLLCRWFEDGHGLPARPGGTVADLAHDLLYAHRALAVDELTEALVAVAHPRADALLTVLAVEEPSALCRAVDRWSHDPRPERHVAAAVHALRTAPYATGAGVELLRHAALTLLAREAEPGLHGAALALLVRDPVTRARHLAGALRAYAADDPFVPPAALAVALATDAAAVLDAFEARLALPGGSAAAVLRVLADAAPGAGAVAAPGSLPDPATRLAGRLLRARPERAELVAEYLNRRLALGTAARGDLTALLGAPPGERPAPVRRAFALVLATPGAAAPAARADAHADGPAPGPAAGELLRGEFLDRLLVTERDPAVLAPALERLANTTARQDPQRARAMVRRIADAWAQGTGGPERWDALLVGCAGRAADFAQLLAEWPADSHPPAGGPLLARMRVLLAQGRDPQYAAAEAERTAVRPVIAALPRAAGVPVPERGAAHGTL; from the coding sequence ATGGCGGGTGATCTGCGGGGCGGCGGGCCGGCGGACCCGGACGGGGCGCTGGTCGCGATCAGCACGGACGCCGGGCGCCCGCTCGGCTACGGGTTCTGGGCCGATGCACGCGGCACGGTGCTGACCGCCGACGAGGTGGTCGCCGAGCAGCCGGCCGACGGCGCGGGCCTGCGGGTCCGCACGGCCGCCGGAACCTGGCACGAGGTCGGGACGGGGACGCTGACGCGCTGTCCCGAACTGGGCCTGGCCTGGCTGACGGTGGCGCGGGACGGCCCGGAGGCCTCGGGAGGGCCGCTGCCGGTGGCCGAGGCCGGGCCGCAGCCCGCGACCGGGCCGCTCGCCGAGCCGGGGGAGCACGTCCTCGTCCCCGGGGCGCCCGCCGTGACGGGCGTGCTGCACGGCACGGCGGCCGCGCTGACCGCGGGAGCGGCGCCGGCCCGGGTGCTGGCCGGGGTGCTGCTGCTCGAACTGCCGCCGGGCCTCGCACCGGTTCCCGGCCTGCCGGTGCTGGACCCCGTCACCCGGGTGGTGCTCGGCCTGCTGGCGCCGGGCCTGCGCGGGCTGCCGGACGGGCTGACCGGCGCGATCCCGCTCGCCACCGCCCGCTCGCTGGGTCCGCCGGCCCTCGTCGACCTGCTCGCCCGCAACGCGGTGGCCGCACCGGCCTACGGCCACTCGCTCAACCTGGGCGGCGCCCTCGGGCTGACCGTCCGCCAGCTGGCGGCGGCCTGCGCCGGCCCGGGGCGGATCGGCGAGCTGGCCGCGGAGCGGGTGGAGCGCGCGGACGGCCTGGCCGGCGAGGAGCCGGCGGCGGTGCTGACCGTCCTGGTCGGTGAGCCCGGCAGCGGCGCGAGCACCGAGCTGGCGGCCCTCGCGGTGCGCCGGTCGGCGGGCGCCCGGCCGCTGCCCACCCTCTGGCTGCGCGGTGCGGATCTGCGGGCCACCGACCGCTGCCTGCGAGCGCCCCTGGGCCGTGCGCTGGCCGCTCTCGCCACGCGGGAACGGGAGCAGGCGCGGTCGGCCGCACCGGTCGACGAGGCGGCGGTGGCCCAGGTCTGCGCGGCCGCCGGGCGCCCGCTGCTGGTGGTGCTCGACGGGCCCGAGGAGGCGCCCGGGGTGCTCGGCGCCGCCTGGTGGGCGGCGACGATCGAGTGGCTGGTGGCCGCCCGGGTGCGGCTGCTGGTGGCCTGCCGGCCGGAGAGCTGGGAGCGGTACGGGCCGCAGGTCGAGGCCGGGCTCGTGGGCAGCGCCGGGCTCGGCGGCGGCCCCGAGTCGGTGCGGCTGCACCGGCTGCGCCCATGGTCCGGTGCGGCGCTGGAACTCGCCGTCCAGCACTACGGACTGACGACGGCCCAGGGAGTCTGGACGCAGCGGGCGGTGGACCCGCTGCTGCTCCGGATGGCGGGGGAGCTGCGGGCCGCGGGGGTGGATCCGGCGGGGGCGAGCGCGGCCGAGCTCTGCCAGGGCTGGCTCGACCTGCGCTGCCTGCGGATCGCCGAGCACTTGGCCCGGGAGGGGGACCGGCCCGCCTCGCACCGCAAGGGGAGTGCGCTGCGGGCAGCCGCACCGCTCGTCGCGCCGGGGCGGGTGCGCCGGCTGGCTGCCGTGGTGGCCGGGCGGGTGCACGAGGCCGCCCGCCGGATGCTCGGCGCGGGCCAGGGCGGCCTGGGGCGGTCCGCGTTCGAGGAGCTCTTCCCGCCCGGCGGCTGGGCCCGCGCGGTGCTGGGCGAGGGGCTCTTCGTCCCGGCCGGTGACGGCTACTGGCTGGCCCACGCGAAGCTGGCGGACTGGCTGCAGGGCACCCATCTGGACCTGGACGCCGCGCTGCGGCTGCTGCTGGCCGACGGCGAGGAAGGCGGCGTGCGGCGCCCGATGCCCCGGCACCGGGTCGGCGCGGTGGAGGCGGCGCTGCGCGCCCTCGGGGAGAGCCGGGGAGCGGCGGGGCTGGACCCTTGGCTGCACCGGCTCTGGGACGCGCTGAGCGCCGCGGGGGCGCCCGAAGGCCCGGCCGGCGCGACGGCCCCGACGGCGGAGCTCGACCGGGAGCGGCGCTGGTGGGCGGCCCGCCTGCTGGTCACCGCGCTGCGCGCCAGCCCCGAGCCGGCGGCGCACCAGGAGCTGCTCCAGCGGATGGCGCAGCGGATCGCGCAGGCCGCCGCGAGCGCCGGCGGCTTCGCGGCCCTGGGCCGGGGAGCGCCGGACGGCCCGGCGCCCGTCGAACTGGCCCGGTTCGGGCCGGAGTTCTGGGACTCCCTCGCGCTGCCCGCCGACTGCCACTGGGCGCTGCTGCGCACGCTCAGCCGGGCGGACGGCCCCGAGCAGGGCTTCCTCGCCTCGGCCGCCGCCCGCCTCGCCGCCTCGGGGGCGTGGGCCTTCCCCCTGCTGTGCCGCTGGTTCGAGGACGGCCACGGGCTGCCGGCCCGCCCCGGCGGTACCGTCGCCGACCTCGCCCACGACCTGCTCTACGCCCACCGGGCCCTCGCCGTCGACGAGTTGACGGAGGCCCTGGTGGCGGTCGCGCACCCGCGCGCCGACGCACTGCTGACCGTGCTCGCCGTGGAGGAGCCCTCCGCGCTCTGCCGCGCGGTCGACCGCTGGAGCCACGACCCGCGTCCCGAGCGCCACGTGGCCGCCGCCGTGCACGCGCTGCGCACCGCGCCGTACGCCACCGGCGCGGGGGTCGAGCTGCTGCGCCACGCCGCACTGACCCTGCTCGCCCGGGAGGCGGAGCCGGGCCTGCACGGCGCCGCCCTCGCGCTGCTGGTCCGCGATCCGGTCACCCGCGCCCGCCATCTGGCAGGCGCGCTGCGCGCGTACGCGGCCGACGATCCGTTCGTTCCGCCGGCAGCCCTCGCGGTGGCGCTGGCCACCGACGCGGCCGCCGTGCTCGACGCGTTCGAGGCGCGGCTGGCGCTGCCCGGCGGCTCCGCTGCCGCCGTGCTGCGGGTGCTCGCGGACGCCGCGCCCGGGGCCGGCGCGGTGGCGGCCCCGGGTTCGCTGCCCGACCCGGCCACCCGGCTGGCCGGGCGGCTGCTGCGGGCCCGGCCCGAGCGGGCCGAGCTGGTGGCCGAGTACCTCAACCGGCGGCTCGCGCTGGGGACGGCCGCCCGGGGCGACCTCACCGCGCTGCTGGGCGCGCCGCCAGGCGAGCGGCCGGCGCCGGTCCGGCGGGCCTTCGCGCTGGTGCTGGCCACCCCGGGGGCCGCGGCACCGGCGGCCCGGGCGGATGCGCACGCGGACGGGCCGGCGCCGGGCCCGGCGGCCGGTGAGCTGCTGCGCGGCGAGTTCCTGGACCGGCTGCTGGTCACCGAGCGGGATCCGGCGGTGCTGGCCCCCGCCCTGGAGCGGCTGGCCAACACCACCGCCCGCCAGGACCCGCAGCGGGCCCGGGCCATGGTGCGCCGGATCGCCGACGCCTGGGCCCAGGGCACCGGCGGCCCGGAGCGCTGGGACGCCCTGCTGGTGGGCTGCGCGGGCCGGGCCGCCGACTTCGCCCAGTTGCTCGCGGAGTGGCCCGCCGACTCGCACCCGCCCGCCGGCGGTCCGCTGCTGGCCCGGATGCGCGTGCTGCTCGCGCAGGGCCGCGACCCGCAGTACGCGGCGGCCGAGGCCGAGCGTACGGCCGTGCGGCCGGTCATCGCCGCGCTGCCGCGCGCAGCGGGTGTTCCGGTGCCGGAGCGCGGAGCGGCGCATGGCACGCTATAG
- a CDS encoding bifunctional riboflavin kinase/FAD synthetase produces MQRWRGLEEIPGDWGRSVVTIGSFDGVHLGHQLIINRAVARARELGAKAVVVTFDPHPSEVVRPGSHPPLLAPHPRRAELMATLGVDAVLVLPFTAEFSKESPQAFVQQVLVDALHARLVIEGPNFRFGHKAAGNVALLAELGQQADFEVEVVDLQVRGAAGGGEPFSSTLARRLVAAGEMGAVAEVLGRPHRVEGIVVRGAQRGRDLGYPTANVDVVPHSAVPADGVYAGWLTADGERMPAAISVGTNPTFDGTHRTVEAYAIDRVGLDLYGLHVAVDFLAFLRGMEKFDTVEALLDRMAADVKQARELTATE; encoded by the coding sequence GTGCAGCGCTGGCGTGGCCTGGAGGAGATTCCCGGCGACTGGGGACGCAGCGTCGTCACCATCGGCTCGTTCGACGGGGTGCACCTGGGGCACCAGCTGATCATCAACCGGGCGGTCGCCCGGGCGCGTGAGCTGGGCGCCAAGGCCGTCGTGGTGACCTTCGACCCGCACCCGAGCGAGGTGGTGCGCCCCGGCAGCCACCCGCCGCTGCTGGCCCCGCACCCGCGCCGGGCCGAGCTGATGGCGACCCTCGGCGTGGACGCGGTGCTGGTGCTGCCGTTCACCGCGGAGTTCTCCAAGGAGTCGCCGCAGGCCTTCGTCCAGCAGGTGCTGGTGGACGCGCTGCACGCGCGGCTGGTGATCGAGGGGCCGAACTTCCGGTTCGGGCACAAGGCGGCCGGCAACGTCGCGCTGCTGGCCGAGCTGGGGCAGCAGGCCGACTTCGAGGTCGAGGTGGTCGACCTCCAGGTGCGCGGTGCGGCCGGCGGCGGCGAGCCGTTCTCCTCCACGCTGGCCCGCCGGCTGGTCGCGGCCGGTGAGATGGGCGCGGTGGCCGAGGTGCTCGGCCGGCCGCACCGGGTCGAGGGCATCGTGGTGCGCGGCGCGCAGCGCGGGCGCGACCTGGGCTACCCGACCGCCAACGTGGACGTGGTGCCGCACAGCGCCGTCCCGGCCGACGGGGTGTACGCGGGCTGGCTGACGGCCGACGGCGAGCGGATGCCGGCGGCCATCTCGGTGGGCACCAACCCCACCTTCGACGGCACCCACCGCACCGTCGAGGCCTACGCGATCGACCGGGTCGGCCTGGACCTGTACGGGCTGCACGTGGCCGTCGACTTCCTCGCCTTCCTGCGCGGGATGGAGAAGTTCGACACCGTCGAGGCGCTGCTCGACCGGATGGCCGCCGACGTGAAGCAGGCCAGGGAGCTGACCGCGACGGAGTGA